AGTCCTCACTGCAGAACCGTATACGCTGACCTTGAAAGAAATAGGAAGCCACACATTGCGCAGATATGTCATAAACAGAAGTTCATTTGGAAATGTGCCGCATAAAAGGTCAGCGACTAACTGAATGTGATTTAATGCTTCTGGAAACATATCGGAAGGAGCTAAAGGCATTGTCATAGCCATTGACAGAATCTCTCATGGTGCTCCTTGCAACCCCAACTTCTTCCATTTCCTTAATAGAgcctgaataataaaaaaaggattattCAATTCTTCATTCAGCACGTTAATGAGGTAAGTTATACAAAAGATACATGAATAATGCTAACGGTTATATTCTACCTGAGTAAAATGAAACCAGCATCCATGTATGGTAAACCTGGGGAATTGTGCTTGGACACTTTCCATAGCAGCTCTTTCGTAACCACACATGACAGTTTCTAAGTTGTCTTGCAATCGTGGAACAAGCGAAACTATTTTTCCCCAAATGGCTTTGTACATTGATTTAGTACGACATTCACATAAAGCAAAAATAGTAGCGATTCCCTGTAAATTGACATCATTTATTAATCTGATAATGTGAGATAAGCGTAACAAAAATGGTCAATGGTGGTATACCGTGTCATTGTAACGTATGTGTACAGTATAGAGTCGATGAAAAGGAGGCATTCGTGGTACAACCTAGTAAgagataaaaaatgattaaagtgTAGAGACTTTCATTATTTGAAAAGTATTAATCATATAAATGGTTTATGTTAAATACTTACTGAAAAAGTACCATCCATATATACTTCTTTAGCATTTTCTAATGCAGTTAGCAATGTAGTATTGGAGAAAATTAGTGCGTACTTGTTATCATTTGAGATTGCACATCCCTTGTAAATCTCTTTCAGAACAtcataatcttttaatatttcgTGTGCACTCTGCACAGTTTTTGGCAAACCTGGTcgtgattttcttttctctcttgacATTACCGATTTCATACTATTGTATGAAATATATGTTGCTGCATCAAGATTTGTATGACAAATATTGTCAAAGATGTCTTTATTATTTACTGAAGGATTTTTACTACGCTCCTCCAGCATGACTTGCTCGAGCGGTTTGTTTCAAATTTGGCGCTGCGCGAGGGTGTGCGGTTGGACGTTGTCACGCAACCCTGCGCAGGCGCGAGCGGCGtgtcggtggtggtggcggcggtGTATGGCCCGGGGCTGGGCCCGGCTTTGAGACCGTGATCGGTACCCTGTGCAGTTGGAACGTTTTGTTGTGTTGTTTTGAATTGCGATTTGTGCCACAGTTTTGACTTTAATCAGACTTTAAACGTGTGGCGAGTGCGATTGTGCGTGCGTCCTCTGTTCTGAAGCACTACGTGCTGTCGTTTTGTGTTCTGCACGGCCCGGCGATCTTGTGGGAGAATCAGACGGCCAACTGTGTGCAGTGATTGGTACGGCACAGTGCGGCAATCGGCTGGTTCTGCTCACCTGGCTAGCCGTGCAGAGAGTGACGCGTGTTTACGGTCACTCTGTCCCCGATTGCGGGACCCTTCCTGTGATCAGGAAGTTTCTTTTCGCGAGGACCACGGCGATCTGCGGTGACCGCGGCGAGGCGCCATTCCATTAAGGTTTAGGTAAGAGAGATCTCTCTGCGTGCGCTATTTTTTAAGcattgaatgatcattcaaattcgtttatgtatctctagttTTCGTAAGTTCTACGttatattatttgttattttccCCATTTTCAGGCAttcaatttgatttaattttcttttgttaggaccaggctttttccccactttcgactggggttttttacagccggtaTCCGTAGAGTAGaggcatttaattttcaatcaaataaatacatttattttcttttgttcttcTCACATAATTTTtgtgtacaatttatttattaccggtGACACCAATTCCACCTCATGTCCTACCCATTCGATATTCCGGTTATTCGGAACAAATTCAGAGTATAAAAAAAATCGGGGGTACagaattgcctcgaaataagcaacacgCTCGGATCTGgccagttgcttattacggatcaggtatgctattcggctcgactttgttttttaaacgggacgatagagaacacgagaaacgagtgagagatccgaagtagcggcaaatcataaagtgatcgaccGAGCAAAGATGTTcgtttttgaacaaggatagaatatagcatgccctctcattctcgtaCTATTTCGCTTATTTCAAGGCAAATATGCTAGACTGAGAAaccattatatatattccatccttcttctactaaccgatgtcactgctcagtcgagcgtgacaatttattatccaaaacatcggcttctcgctttcacgggcgacttcaaacaagaAGGAAGGGATATGGATTTGCTTACTTCGAGCCAGAAAACTGTTGCTTATTACAGATCAAGACTGTATGACCATTTCGGAAGTACAAACCTTTCCTTCTATACTGGCTATTATTACTTATATTTTACGAAAGatacaaaaaaaattttatgatCTTTGAATTACACGCTTTACCCCTTTTATTCAGACGTGTTGTCATTTAAGAAGAAATTCGTGCACAGAATTATTCATACTTTCAATATTCTACCAAAAAGTAGATCTAACACCTATTTGCAcataaaatggaaatttttaatgggagaagaaaaaatacttttatatatGTTTATGAAGGATATTCTTATAACAAAGATTCCAAGAATCCGAAGATCTGCCGTTGTTCTGGTcgtcaatttaaaaaatgtacagGAACATTAATTGAAAAAGATGAACATTATTTCGTGCAAAAACCGCACACTCATCCGAACGAACCGCGCTATACagaagtattaaaattaaaatcagccATACTGGAGGAGCGTAGTAAAAATCCTTCAGTAAATAATAAAGACATCTTTGACAATATTTGTCATACAAATCTTGATGCAGCAACATATATTTCATACAATAGTATGAAATCGGTAATGtcaagagagaagagaaaatcaCGACCAGGTTTGCCAAAAACTGTGCAGAGTGCACAcgaaatattaaaagattatgaTGTTCTGAAAGAGATTTACAAGGGATGTGCAATCTCAAATGATAACAAGTACGCACTAATTTTCTCCAATACTACATTGCTAACTGCATTAGAAAATGCTAAAGAAGTATATATGGATGGTACTTTTTCAGTAAGTATTTAATATAAACCATTTATATGATTAATACTTTTCAAATAATGAAAGTCTCTAcactttaatcattttttatctcTTACTAGGTTGTACCACGAATGCCTCCTTTTCATCGACTCTATACTGTACACATACGTTACAATGACACGGTATACCACCATTGACCATTTTTGTTACGCTTATCTCACATTATCAGATTAATAAATGATGTCAATTTACAGGGAATCGCTACTATTTTTGCTTTATGTGAATGTCGTACTAAATCAATGTACAAAGCCATTTGGGGAAAAATAGTTTCGCTTGTTCCACGATTGCAAGACAACTTAGAAACTGTCATGTGTGGTTACGAAAGAGCTGCTATGGAAAGTGTCCAAGCACAATTCCCCAGGTTTACCATACATGGATGCTGGTTTCATTTTACTCAGGTAGAATATAACCGTTAGCATTATTCATGTATCTTTTGTATAACTTACCTCATTAACGTGCTGAATGAAGAATTGaataatcctttttttattattcaggtTCTATTAAGAAAGTGGAAGAAGTTGGGGTTGCAAGGAGCACCAAGAGAGATTCTGTCAATGGCTATGACAATGCCTTTAGCACCATCCGATATGTTTCCGGAAGCATTATATCCTATTTCCTATTTCTTTCAAGGTCAGCGTATACGGTTCTGCAGTGAGGACTAACAATATTGTTGAGTCGTTTAATAATTCTCTTGCACAACGTTTCCAAACAACGCGGCCGAATTTATGGATTTTTTTAGGCAACTTTTCACGCGTTTTTTAATGCgtgtaattctttttatttcattgcaGTAACATTGTAAAGAAATTGATTCACAGATAACTTGTTAAAAGTAATCAAAGATGAAACGATTGACTACGAACGTTTATTAAAGAAGTTGAAGGTTACACGGATTCGTACTCGCGCCAATCGGAAAAGGAACGCCAAAATTAAGTTATTAcaagacaatttaattaacgGAATACTGCCAATTGAGCAGTTTTTAAACATGTTTAGTAAAGATTATGAACAACAGCAATACATTGATAATGTATTGTCAAGTGGTACGTTTTCATACTTCTACAATGCTACGTTCGACTTATGCTTctagtataattttttttactagACGTTTTTAGACTGCGATGAAAATGGCGTATATAATGAAACTCGTACGATTGAAACATTCAGTACAGGTAATTATCTATCTCCAAACTAAGATGAATTCTGTTAACTATTTGCATTTAATTTGAAcaaattccaatttttttatcaatcttTTTCAGAGGACAGTTCGCTCGAGTACACGAGTAACGGAGACCGTAGTATTCAATATGTTCAAGTAGATAGTACAGCAACCAATGATATAGATGGTACATTTCTAATTACTCCagtcttcaattttatttattacttaacACGTCAATTATTATCGTACATAATCTTTTATAGATGACATTCCATCAACAATGCCGGATAACAGTATATGTATACAAAATCAAGcagtacctacatatagtacagTAGAAGGTGCGTTCTGTTTTacctgatcatttttttttcttttgttttcttgTTTCAAGTGTGCTCAGAGTAAAATACTGCTAAAATTTGTGTCATTTtcagttcttttttttctgttgtTTCTACGCTTAATAACTCATAATTTATGTACATCATTTTTTGTAGGTAATGACGTTTATATAATATGTAGCTGTAGAGAAAACGAGGCTTGTGTGCATTCAGGAAATAAGAACAACGAAGAACCAATAGAGGGTAAATTTTTGATCACATCTTATTAATGTTTAGATTATGTATTACAAAGTAAGTAAATTTTATTGGGTCCATCTTTAATGTATACTTATGTGTTATAGGTGATATTTCTTCAACACCCATTAACAAACCCAGTGATATTTCCACGAAGGCTTTAGAGGAATTGCACATAAGTGTGGATAATATGACAGATCGTATGTTTAACCTTCACTGACATTTTCAGCCTatgttcaaatttttaaatactattttactaattaaaatcgtTTTACAGATACAGACATTTGTATAAGTAGTAGCCAAATTAATGCACAGAATTTAATAGAATGTAAATTCTTTACTTGTTCATATCTTTACTTTTGATTTTCAATCAACAGTTTATCAGCATTTAATTTGTTACCTTTGATAAATACAGTGTAAGTGATATTGTATCTGTATAAAATACAATGGGGTGTATACAAAAAGATAATAtgcagggtgttcgacaacaggtgtgCAAAATttgaaggggtgattctagggatcaaattaagacgaaaatcaagaataatgaaatagcgtttgcggctttgttttccagtaattaacgtttaaatattcgagtaaaaagcgcctcaAACCTGCAAttcgcccagcaccgacgactgaatgtCAGGTCAACAaaggaaggtacagtcataaccaagaatcgttgaatagtagaaatttACCTCGTGCTATTTTGTTtttcggtactgcagcattcggctttctcttcttggttatgactgtaccttcccctgctgacctgacgtacagtcgtcggtgctgggcggattgcgaGTTTTAgacgctttttactcgaatttttaaacgttaattactggaaaacaaaaccgcaaacgctatttcgttattcttgattttcgttttattttgatccctagaatcaacccttaaaattttgcccacctgttatcgaacaccctgtatatagtaCATGATATCATGCAATATCATTTTATATTGTTATCTATTTATGCAAAATTAAACTTCGCAAATGTACTtcataatatacatattttatagtattttaaaattaatctcgTTTTGGTGTATTCTGTTTCTATAGGAACTGGTCAAAGAACCTGCTGCTGCGAGTCAGGCGTCAGCAGTACAAGACTACCATGCGGCCATATTTATTTTTGccaataataaaaagttaatATTAACCTAACCAAAGCATTTTTTAATTAGACTAATATCCTTGCATTTGTGGCGGATGTGCGGCGAAAGTTCGCGAGAACGTTCGCGTCGAGACGCAGCCAGCGGCACTTCAATCGACGACTCCGGCAGTCGTAAGATCACGAAAGAGAGACGCctatacatacagggtgtctcacttAAACGGATACAGAGCtccttattccgtaactattaatgatacaaaaaattgttgatatggaaattgcttGGGAAAAGGGGGTCTATGTTTTGGccaaagtgaaaaatctttcgcattattagtttaagaaatatgatggtcaagttttttaccatatatttttttcagatcatgtaatagtgcttctcaagacaaATTCATTAAACTGTTCGGGATTTGAGTCTCAAGTACCCCAGCGGCAAACACGCGACTCGCGAGAAAGTCTTGCGGTGTTATACACGTGGGTGCTGAATATGCGTGGAGAAGGGTTGAAACacaaaaacgaaagagaaatgaTTATTATAAGTAAACACAAAACTTTATtatgaaaatgtataaattgaGTAAAAACGATGAAGAGAATATACGAAGAGCTCGGCGTAGCGATGGTAGGCACATCGACTAGTCGCGAGGTAGCGTAGACACAAGAGTAAGGAAAAATCGGAGAAAGCGGAAAAAAGCGCGTTCGTGGGGGGTGTGAACCGGTGCCTACGTGAAAGCGCTAGAAAGTCGCACACGGTACAAGTGTCTGCTTTCGACCATGGTGCTGCCGCCTTCCGGTCGGCAGAGCAGGCTCCATGGATTGTGGCGTCTCCGACGAGGGTGCCACAGGGACTCCCCCCTTAGTGCCTGACTGGAGGAGGGCACGAAGAAGTAGAAGAGCCCTGAGGTTGCTCCAGGGGAGACCGGAAGGTCACGGATGGTCGAGGTCCCGGGCGGGGCGACTGGACCGGCTGGCTTGGCGGCTCGTCGACGGCGACAAAGGCCGGCTTCAAACAGTCCACGGAGATAGTGCGGACCTTGCCATTAACGTCGATAACGTATCTCTTGGCGTCGAGGTGCTGGAGGATACGGTGTGGTCCAGTGAAGGGCGGCGTCAGCGGCGGCTTGACGGCGTCAACCCTCCGGAAGACGTGCGTGCAGGAGGCCAAATCCTTATGTACGAAGTGCTTGGCCTGAGAATGGTGCGAAGTTGGCATCGGCTTTAAGAGGCGGAAATGATCCCTCAATTTGTGGAGAAATGAGTGCGGATCCGCAGGGCGATCCTGCATGACGAAGAAATCTCCTGGAATGCGGAGAGTCGTCCTAAACAAGAGCTCTGCAGGAGAGGCTCGAAGGTCTTCCTTGTAAGCAGTCCTCAGGCCGAGGAGGACAGTTGGAAGAAGGTGAGTCCAGAGGACCTCAGGATGGCACATCAAGGAGGCCTTGAGTGTCCGGTGCCATCTCTCTAGGATACCATTTGATTGCGGATGGTACGGGGTTGTGCGGATCCTACCTGCCCCGACAAGACGAGCGAGAGCTGTCCGTCCACAATAGCGGTGGCCGTCCACAAGAGGAAGAACGATTAGGTCCAAATGGACGTGGTTAAACTGTTGACCGGGACGAGGCACTCACGTGCCCATTTCAAAGCATCTGCTCGGATGCCTGGTCAGACGAATTTCTCCCTGAGGCGCAGAGAGGTGGCACGGCCGCTTGGATGGGCGGACGAATGCACCACGTCGAAGGCTCTGCGTCTCAGCTCCAACGGACTGTAAGGCCGAAGGAATCCGGAGGAGGTGCTGCAAAAAATGCGATAGCCGTCGACGACCATCGGCTGGAGGCTCAAGCAAGAGGCCGCGCTCTTGTGCCTCGCTCTTGTGCCTCGCAGATCACCGCAGGAAACAAGGCCGTGGGCATCTCGATGGTCTCTACCCGGGAGAGCGCATCAGCAGCGGCGTTGTTGTTGCCGTCTATGTGGGTGAAAGTGAGGCAGAACTGGCTTATGAAGTCCAGCTGCCTGAGCTGGCGCGGTGAAGCCTTGTCCGGCCGTTGTTTCAAGGCCCTGACGAGCGGCTTATGGTCTGTGCGGACCACGAACTCTCGACCCTCGAGGAGGTGCTCAAAGTGTTTGAGCGCTGCATATACACCCAGCAGTTCACGGTCATAAGGACTGTATTTGGCTTCTGCGGGTGAGAGTTTCCGCGAGAAGAAACCCAGCGGGCGCCAAACGTTATCCTCCAACTGGTCCAGGTGCGCCCCGAGAGCCGTGGAAGAAGCATCTGTGGTAAGGCGTAAGGGAGCCTTCGCAGAGAGGAAGCTCATCTGCGCCGTTGCAGCGAGGCTCCGCTTGCAGCTAGGCTCCGCTTGCAGCGCTCGAAGGCATCTGAGAGCTCAGGCGTCCAGTTGATGGCTCGCCTGTCCTTTTTCTTATTGGAGCCGCGAAGGAGATCCGTAAGGGGCGCTTGCAACGCTGCCGCGGCAGGAATTAGAGCCCGGTAATAATTTATTACGCCGATGAAGCGGCGGAGGTCGGTTATTGTTGGAGACCTTTTGTATTCTAGGACAGCAGAGATCCTGGTCGGAGGTGGCTTGAACCCGTCCGGGGAAATCTGATAGCCGAGGGAGGTCGGAATAGCATTCCGCAAGCCCAGCGGCATACTGAAAAACTCGAACAACCCAAATGGGGTGGTCACCGCTATCTTGGGAATGTCCTCTGGGGCGACTGGGATCTGGAAATAAGCCAAGTTTAGATCCAGGGTGGAAAAAATCTTCCCACCGTGGAGTCCGAGCAGAAGATCCTCGATGCGAGGGATCGGATATCGGTCACGCACCGTGACCGAGTTCAATCTACGGTAATCTCCCGTGGTGCGCCAGTCACCTTTCTCCTTCCTGTCCAGGTAAATGGTGCTGGCCCATTGGCTGCTGGAAGAGCGAATAACCccgtggaggaggaggaggtcaaAGTCCCTCTTGACCGCTTGGAGTTTCTCTCAAATCAGGCGCCGAGGCCTGGCGAAAACCGGCGGGCCCGTCGTGACGATGTGGTGTTGCGCCGCCGCCGCCGAGGGTCCGTGACTCGGAGCTGAGCCTGGCTGCAAGAGGTGGTGGTACGTCCGGATAAGGGATC
This region of Osmia lignaria lignaria isolate PbOS001 chromosome 10, iyOsmLign1, whole genome shotgun sequence genomic DNA includes:
- the LOC117610916 gene encoding uncharacterized protein LOC117610916, giving the protein MNNSNTLIMYCQVTFLDCDENGVYNETRTIETFSTEDSSLEYTSNGDRSIQYVQVDSTATNDIDDDIPSTMPDNSICIQNQAVPTYSTVEGNDVYIICSCRENEACVHSGNKNNEEPIEGDISSTPINKPSDISTKALEELHIRTGQRTCCCESGVSSTRLPCGHIYFCQ
- the LOC117610914 gene encoding uncharacterized protein LOC117610914, translating into MLEERSKNPSVNNKDIFDNICHTNLDAATYISYNSMKSVMSREKRKSRPGLPKTVQSAHEILKDYDVLKEIYKGCAISNDNKYALIFSNTTLLTALENAKEVYMDGTFSVVPRMPPFHRLYTVHIRYNDTGIATIFALCECRTKSMYKAIWGKIVSLVPRLQDNLETVMCGYERAAMESVQAQFPRFTIHGCWFHFTQALLRKWKKLGLQGAP